In Pelomicrobium methylotrophicum, a single window of DNA contains:
- the argF gene encoding ornithine carbamoyltransferase — protein sequence MSVKHFLQLKDFTREEFEYLFRRTRRLKEKFKRYEPHPTLADRTLAMIFEKQSTRTRLSFEAGMHQLGGSAIYLNTRDTQLGRGEPVEDMAQVVSRMVDLVMIRTFEQATLERFAAHSRVPVINGLTNEYHPCQIMADIYTFIEHRGPIQGRTVAWIGDSNNVCRTWLQAAVIFDFNLHVSTPPGYELEPERAGISDLSHYRSFADPMEAARGADLVTTDVWTSMGFEAEDEARRKAFEDWQVDAEMMRLAKPDALFMHCLPAHRGEEVTAEVIDGPQSVVWDEAENRLHTQKALMEYLLLGERED from the coding sequence ATGTCGGTGAAACACTTCCTCCAGCTCAAGGACTTCACTCGCGAGGAATTCGAGTACCTGTTCCGCCGCACCCGGCGCCTCAAGGAGAAGTTCAAGCGCTACGAGCCCCATCCGACCTTGGCCGACCGCACGCTGGCGATGATCTTCGAGAAGCAGTCGACGCGCACGCGGCTGTCGTTCGAAGCGGGGATGCACCAGCTGGGTGGCTCGGCCATCTATCTCAACACCCGGGACACCCAGCTCGGACGGGGCGAGCCGGTGGAGGACATGGCACAGGTGGTGTCGCGGATGGTGGACCTGGTCATGATCCGCACCTTCGAGCAAGCGACCCTGGAACGCTTTGCCGCCCATTCCCGGGTGCCGGTGATCAACGGCCTCACCAACGAGTACCATCCGTGCCAGATCATGGCGGACATCTACACCTTCATCGAGCACCGGGGGCCGATCCAGGGCAGGACGGTGGCCTGGATCGGGGATTCCAATAACGTCTGCCGCACCTGGCTGCAGGCGGCGGTGATCTTCGATTTCAACCTGCACGTGTCCACGCCCCCGGGCTACGAACTGGAACCGGAGCGGGCCGGGATTTCCGATCTGAGCCACTACCGGTCCTTCGCCGATCCCATGGAGGCGGCGCGCGGTGCCGATCTGGTGACGACCGACGTGTGGACCAGCATGGGCTTCGAGGCCGAGGACGAGGCGCGGCGCAAGGCGTTCGAGGATTGGCAGGTGGACGCGGAAATGATGCGGCTTGCCAAGCCCGACGCGCTGTTCATGCATTGTCTGCCAGCCCACCGGGGCGAGGAGGTGACCGCGGAGGTGATCGACGGCCCCCAGAGCGTGGTGTGGGACGAGGCGGAAAACAGGCTGCACACCCAGAAGGCGCTCATGGAATATCTGTTGCTCGGCGAACGTGAGGACTGA